One window of Corynebacterium accolens genomic DNA carries:
- a CDS encoding ABC transporter ATP-binding protein, whose product MTNAHIEFAGITKSYGPTKIIGETSVSIGEGEFVSVLGPSGSGKSTMLNMIAGLAFPSTGEVRARGEAVTGPGPDRGVVFQNHALLPWMTARGNIEFGLRSARPELSKAERTQIAQDFLDEVSLGHAADRRPSRLSGGMQQRVGLARAFAIGSDILLLDEPFGALDALTRRQLQSLLLNVWEENRRTVVMVTHDVDEAVLLSDRIVVMSPGPEATIIEDIEVGLPRPRSGSDDSAVVERKNELRERLLGLLENG is encoded by the coding sequence ATGACTAATGCCCATATCGAATTTGCTGGTATTACCAAAAGCTACGGCCCAACGAAGATCATTGGGGAAACTTCAGTATCCATTGGGGAAGGCGAGTTCGTGTCCGTGCTGGGGCCATCGGGCTCCGGCAAATCCACCATGCTGAATATGATCGCGGGCCTGGCATTCCCCTCTACCGGCGAGGTGCGCGCGCGAGGAGAGGCCGTGACCGGCCCAGGTCCTGACCGCGGCGTGGTATTTCAAAATCACGCGCTCCTGCCCTGGATGACGGCGCGCGGGAATATCGAATTCGGGCTGCGATCGGCCCGCCCGGAGCTATCCAAGGCTGAGCGCACCCAGATTGCACAGGACTTCCTCGACGAGGTCAGTCTGGGTCATGCGGCAGATAGGCGCCCGTCGCGGTTATCTGGTGGTATGCAACAGCGCGTCGGTTTGGCGCGTGCCTTTGCCATTGGCTCGGATATCTTATTGCTCGATGAGCCCTTCGGCGCATTGGATGCGCTTACCCGCCGCCAGCTGCAGTCGCTGTTGCTAAATGTGTGGGAAGAAAACCGCCGCACGGTGGTCATGGTCACCCACGACGTGGATGAGGCAGTATTGCTCTCGGATCGCATTGTGGTCATGTCGCCGGGGCCAGAGGCCACCATCATCGAGGACATCGAAGTAGGGCTGCCCCGCCCGCGCAGCGGTAGCGATGACTCCGCGGTGGTGGAGCGCAAAAATGAGCTGCGCGAACGGCTCCTTGGGCTGCTCGAAAACGGCTAG
- a CDS encoding OsmC family protein codes for MSDLTPNHNEGDALEPIDGEKLNDLAQKNIDNPEGAKKHVRTHTEADGFFRNNTTVRDHTIKVGEPLPLLGDDSAPNPTEVAQAGLGACINVGIQAIAQHRGVTLTKLELDIVGDIDLSPTWGVGDLGEDKRPGVSDVNVKVDIDGDADQETLQKIVDDAIKWSPVVNTYTRPANLTHELV; via the coding sequence ATGTCTGATCTCACCCCAAACCACAACGAAGGCGACGCTCTCGAGCCTATCGACGGCGAGAAGCTCAACGACCTAGCACAGAAGAACATCGACAACCCTGAGGGTGCCAAGAAGCACGTCCGCACCCACACCGAGGCTGACGGTTTCTTCCGCAATAACACCACCGTGCGCGACCACACCATCAAGGTGGGCGAGCCTTTGCCGCTGCTTGGCGATGACTCCGCCCCCAACCCCACCGAGGTCGCCCAGGCCGGTCTTGGCGCCTGCATCAACGTTGGCATCCAGGCCATCGCTCAGCACCGCGGCGTCACCCTGACCAAGCTGGAGCTCGACATCGTCGGCGACATCGACCTCTCCCCAACCTGGGGCGTTGGTGACTTGGGCGAGGACAAGCGCCCAGGCGTTTCCGACGTCAACGTTAAGGTCGACATCGACGGCGACGCCGACCAGGAAACCCTGCAGAAGATCGTGGACGACGCCATCAAGTGGTCCCCGGTTGTTAATACCTACACCCGCCCGGCCAACCTCACCCACGAGTTGGTCTAA
- the cas9 gene encoding type II CRISPR RNA-guided endonuclease Cas9 (Cas9, originally named Csn1, is the large, multifunctional signature protein of type II CRISPR/Cas systems. It is well known even to general audiences because its RNA-guided endonuclease activity has made it a popular tool for custom editing of eukaryotic genomes.), translating into MSLSYRVGIDVGTYSLGCTAIEVDDNDQPVNILSSVSLIHDSGLDPDQQKRAVTRLASSGVARRTRRLYRRRRRRMINLEKFLTSQGWETRPFEHYSDPYLPWNARVALVNGYISDDAQRGMYLSIAFRHIANHRGWRNPYWKVSSLYSPDKPSDAFEQIRKELEESTGHKIPETVTVGQLISFAQFGKDRLRGGGKKKDEKKPQEQVNQAVISARLHQIDHAREINEICRVQKIDDALRKQILDLVFAAESPKGAQIGRVGKDPLQPKLPRALKASDAFQQYRIVALAGNLRIYRDGVSTPLDRDEKLIVFNYLINLSHKEEPSWLKVAEVLNIDRGQLHGTATMTDDGERAGAAPPVHDTNRTILGCKIKPLVHWWEGANDDERAAMLKALSNSEVEDFDSPAGAQTQAFFANLDESEQEKLDSLHLPIGRAAYSEDTLMRLTSRMLDENLDLYEARLAEFDIPKDWAPPAPRIGEPVGNPAVDRVLKGVARWLEAAADEWGAPKSVVIEHVRDGFISKSKANEIDRANNARHKRNRELFKQMQENLGIDGKLRSSDLWRYQSVQRQNCQCAYCGSPITYTTCEMDHIVPRAGEGSTNTRDNLVATCHRCNLAKKNIPFAVWAAQTNIPGVSVKEALDRTRHWSEDSGMTSKDFKKFRKNVCDRLKRTVVDEPLDARSMESVAWMANELRGRVAQRFQEENTVVNVYRGELTAEARRAAGISDKLRFIDGTGKSRLDRRHHAVDAAVVAFTQNYVAETLAIRSNKKREAQLLQAAEQWKEFTGSDAEHRAAWNAWLPKMQKLAVLLQKALDEDRIAVTSNLRLRLGNGRAHEDSIGELKTIRVGDAISVTDIDRASSEALWCALTREPDFDENNGLPENPDRRIRIHGTWYDAEDDIEVFPVGAGAIKVRGGYAELSRFHHARIYKIPGKKAPVYCMLRVYNADLIRHRHEDLFSVEIKPQTMSVRQAEPKLRKALAENTAEYLGWLVTDDELVIDTSNFNTGQIAEMQSELGQVRRWRLDGFYSPSTLRLRPLQMSAEGLREDTSIGAKKIIDRPGWLPAINKLFGEGHVTVVRRDALGRARLTSNAHLPISWKAE; encoded by the coding sequence GTGTCCCTCTCCTACCGCGTTGGCATCGATGTTGGCACCTATTCTCTGGGATGCACCGCCATTGAAGTAGATGATAATGACCAGCCAGTCAATATCCTGAGCTCGGTATCGCTTATTCACGATTCTGGACTAGATCCAGACCAGCAAAAGCGGGCGGTAACGAGGCTTGCTTCTTCTGGCGTAGCTCGACGAACTCGTCGCCTTTATCGTCGCCGTCGTCGCCGCATGATAAATCTGGAAAAGTTTCTCACCTCCCAAGGATGGGAAACTCGCCCCTTTGAGCATTACTCCGATCCCTATCTCCCCTGGAACGCACGCGTTGCGTTGGTCAATGGATATATCTCCGACGATGCCCAACGAGGAATGTACCTCTCCATCGCTTTCCGCCATATAGCCAACCACCGTGGCTGGCGGAATCCGTACTGGAAAGTATCGAGCTTGTACTCTCCCGACAAACCGAGCGATGCCTTTGAACAGATCCGCAAAGAACTCGAGGAGTCCACTGGCCACAAGATTCCGGAAACCGTTACCGTTGGCCAGCTAATTTCCTTTGCGCAGTTTGGCAAGGACAGGCTGCGCGGTGGCGGGAAGAAAAAGGATGAAAAGAAACCACAGGAGCAGGTTAACCAAGCAGTAATCTCGGCTCGTCTTCATCAGATTGATCACGCTCGTGAAATCAACGAAATCTGCCGAGTGCAGAAAATTGATGACGCCCTCCGAAAGCAGATTTTGGATCTTGTTTTCGCCGCAGAATCTCCCAAGGGCGCACAAATTGGGCGCGTAGGAAAAGACCCGCTGCAACCAAAGCTACCCCGTGCTCTAAAAGCTTCGGACGCTTTTCAGCAATACCGAATCGTCGCTTTGGCTGGAAACCTGCGTATCTACCGCGACGGTGTTTCTACTCCTCTCGACCGAGACGAAAAACTCATCGTCTTTAACTACCTGATCAACCTCTCGCATAAAGAGGAGCCGTCGTGGCTCAAAGTTGCCGAGGTCTTAAACATCGACAGAGGCCAGCTCCACGGCACTGCCACGATGACCGATGATGGTGAACGCGCCGGAGCTGCACCCCCGGTGCACGATACCAACAGAACTATCCTGGGGTGCAAGATAAAACCCCTCGTGCACTGGTGGGAAGGCGCCAACGACGATGAGCGTGCTGCGATGCTGAAGGCCCTATCCAACTCCGAGGTGGAAGACTTCGACTCCCCAGCCGGAGCACAAACTCAAGCATTCTTCGCCAATTTAGATGAATCTGAACAAGAGAAACTAGATTCCCTTCACCTCCCAATTGGGCGTGCTGCCTACAGCGAAGACACCTTGATGCGTCTGACTAGCCGAATGCTCGACGAAAATTTGGATCTTTATGAAGCCCGCCTAGCTGAGTTTGATATCCCCAAAGACTGGGCACCTCCCGCGCCTCGAATTGGTGAACCCGTTGGCAATCCAGCCGTAGACCGTGTCCTTAAAGGAGTGGCACGGTGGTTAGAAGCTGCAGCAGATGAATGGGGCGCTCCCAAATCTGTGGTGATCGAGCACGTTCGCGATGGCTTCATTAGCAAATCCAAAGCCAATGAAATTGACCGAGCTAACAACGCCCGCCACAAGCGGAACCGAGAGCTCTTCAAGCAAATGCAGGAAAACCTAGGAATCGACGGAAAACTGCGCAGTTCGGATTTGTGGCGCTACCAATCCGTGCAAAGACAGAACTGCCAATGCGCGTACTGCGGTTCTCCTATTACCTACACAACCTGCGAGATGGACCATATTGTTCCGCGTGCGGGCGAAGGCTCTACAAATACCAGGGACAACTTGGTTGCCACCTGTCATCGCTGCAACTTGGCAAAAAAGAACATTCCTTTTGCTGTGTGGGCTGCGCAAACCAATATTCCAGGCGTCAGCGTCAAAGAGGCACTTGATAGGACACGACACTGGTCAGAAGACTCCGGAATGACTTCAAAAGACTTCAAGAAATTCCGCAAGAACGTCTGCGACCGGTTAAAACGCACCGTTGTCGATGAACCTTTAGATGCTCGTTCCATGGAATCAGTAGCGTGGATGGCAAATGAGCTGCGCGGCCGAGTGGCGCAACGGTTCCAGGAAGAAAATACTGTGGTCAACGTCTACCGTGGTGAGCTTACTGCAGAAGCGCGCCGAGCTGCAGGTATCTCCGACAAGCTACGGTTTATTGACGGAACTGGAAAGTCCCGACTCGACCGACGTCACCATGCAGTCGATGCGGCAGTCGTTGCGTTTACCCAAAACTATGTCGCGGAAACCCTAGCCATTCGTTCCAATAAAAAGCGTGAAGCTCAGCTTCTACAGGCTGCCGAACAATGGAAAGAATTCACCGGATCCGATGCAGAGCACCGCGCTGCGTGGAATGCTTGGCTTCCCAAAATGCAAAAACTGGCTGTCCTGCTGCAAAAGGCACTGGATGAAGATCGCATCGCCGTCACCTCCAACTTGCGTTTACGCCTAGGAAATGGGCGTGCACACGAAGATAGCATTGGCGAATTGAAGACCATCCGAGTCGGCGACGCCATCTCCGTCACCGATATCGACCGTGCCTCTAGTGAAGCTTTGTGGTGTGCGCTTACCCGAGAACCGGACTTCGATGAAAATAACGGACTTCCAGAAAACCCAGATCGACGGATCCGCATTCACGGTACTTGGTATGACGCAGAAGATGACATTGAAGTCTTCCCTGTAGGTGCGGGAGCCATCAAGGTTCGTGGCGGCTATGCCGAGCTGAGCCGCTTCCACCATGCACGCATTTACAAGATTCCCGGTAAGAAAGCGCCGGTTTACTGCATGCTTCGCGTCTATAACGCCGATCTCATTCGACACCGTCACGAAGACCTGTTTTCTGTTGAAATCAAGCCGCAAACCATGTCTGTCCGACAAGCAGAACCAAAGCTGCGAAAGGCACTGGCAGAAAATACAGCAGAGTACCTAGGTTGGCTCGTCACCGATGACGAGCTGGTCATTGATACGTCTAACTTCAATACCGGCCAAATCGCGGAGATGCAAAGCGAGCTCGGTCAAGTCCGACGTTGGCGGTTGGACGGATTTTACTCCCCATCCACGTTAAGGCTCCGACCACTCCAAATGAGCGCAGAAGGTCTGCGTGAAGATACTTCGATAGGTGCTAAGAAGATTATTGACCGACCAGGTTGGCTGCCTGCTATAAATAAGCTCTTTGGTGAGGGACACGTTACGGTGGTAAGGCGTGATGCTTTGGGCAGAGCAAGGCTCACCAGCAATGCGCACCTTCCAATCTCGTGGAAGGCGGAGTAA
- a CDS encoding ABC transporter permease, whose protein sequence is MTTLKNHSASTSTAHSTGTHTAAPNSRRTAGRKKKRRESLWKAMGLGIALFIAFIAIWQAVAAAGWLSDIAPTPARTWDRAVEILSDPFYRDGPASVGIFWHMVASLRRVLIGFAIAMVIAIPLGFWLGSSATFRRATDPFVQILRPVSPLAWLPLGLALLRDAENTAVFVIILSALWPTLLNTIEAVRGIHPTYKNLAATLGTNRMQQLLYIVGPAALPGIITGMRQSLSTAWLVIVAAEMLVGGQGVGFFVWNMWNRLDIDAIVVVIVLIGVIGLALDYLVASLQKVVRYD, encoded by the coding sequence ATGACCACACTGAAAAATCACAGCGCTAGCACCAGCACCGCGCACTCCACTGGCACCCACACCGCAGCGCCCAATTCGCGCCGCACCGCCGGCCGCAAGAAGAAGCGCCGGGAGAGCCTGTGGAAGGCGATGGGCCTGGGTATAGCGCTTTTCATTGCCTTCATCGCTATCTGGCAGGCGGTCGCGGCTGCGGGCTGGCTTTCCGATATCGCCCCCACCCCCGCGCGCACCTGGGATAGGGCCGTAGAGATCCTCTCTGATCCTTTCTACCGGGATGGGCCGGCCTCGGTGGGCATCTTTTGGCACATGGTGGCTTCCCTGCGCCGCGTGCTCATTGGCTTTGCTATCGCCATGGTGATAGCCATTCCGCTGGGCTTTTGGCTGGGATCTTCTGCCACCTTCCGCCGCGCGACCGATCCCTTTGTCCAGATCCTGCGCCCCGTCTCCCCGCTGGCATGGCTGCCACTAGGACTGGCGCTGCTTCGCGATGCCGAAAATACCGCCGTCTTCGTCATCATCCTCTCCGCCTTGTGGCCGACGCTGCTCAATACCATCGAGGCCGTCCGCGGGATTCACCCCACGTATAAGAACCTGGCGGCCACGCTCGGCACGAACCGGATGCAACAGCTCCTCTATATCGTCGGGCCGGCGGCGCTGCCGGGGATTATCACCGGCATGCGACAATCGCTATCCACCGCCTGGTTGGTCATCGTGGCCGCAGAAATGCTCGTCGGTGGGCAAGGTGTCGGCTTCTTTGTCTGGAATATGTGGAACCGCCTCGATATTGATGCCATCGTCGTGGTCATCGTCTTAATCGGTGTCATCGGATTGGCTCTGGATTACCTCGTTGCCTCCCTGCAGAAAGTGGTGCGCTATGACTAA
- a CDS encoding o-succinylbenzoate synthase, which translates to MNIDDVLDRAHVVSLPLAVKFRGITTREALLIDGPAGWGEFAPFLEYGPAESAAWLRAGLEAAYEGFPKPVREWVEVNATIPAVPASEVPAIVDRYPGCRTFKIKVAEKGQTLADDIARVQAVRDHVSARGVVPVLRVDANGGWSVAEAVEAAQALMPLDYMEQPCASAEELVEVRRQLMRNGLFVRVAADESIRKVEDPYRVADLQAADVAVVKPAPLGGVRRVLDVAQHLRERHMDITVASALDTSIGINMGLAAVAALPQIYDDEDIDVTPAAAGLATGSLFEEDVTAPRQLHDGHLRAEILAPEPDRLSSLAAPASRREWWFGRLRESWQFL; encoded by the coding sequence ATGAACATAGATGACGTTCTCGACCGCGCCCACGTAGTCTCCCTCCCACTGGCCGTGAAGTTTCGCGGCATCACCACGCGGGAGGCACTGCTTATTGATGGGCCTGCCGGTTGGGGTGAATTTGCGCCGTTCCTGGAATACGGGCCCGCGGAATCGGCCGCGTGGCTGCGCGCCGGGCTGGAGGCCGCTTACGAGGGGTTTCCTAAACCCGTCCGCGAGTGGGTAGAGGTCAATGCCACCATTCCCGCCGTTCCCGCCAGTGAGGTCCCGGCGATTGTGGATCGCTACCCCGGCTGCCGGACGTTCAAGATCAAGGTGGCGGAGAAGGGCCAGACGCTTGCCGATGACATCGCGCGCGTCCAGGCCGTCCGCGATCACGTCAGCGCCCGCGGCGTTGTCCCGGTGCTGCGCGTAGACGCCAATGGCGGCTGGAGCGTGGCCGAGGCGGTAGAGGCTGCCCAGGCGCTCATGCCGCTGGATTATATGGAACAACCCTGCGCGAGCGCGGAAGAACTGGTGGAGGTGCGCAGGCAGCTCATGCGCAACGGGCTTTTTGTGCGTGTGGCCGCGGATGAATCCATTCGCAAGGTGGAGGATCCATACCGCGTGGCGGATCTGCAGGCGGCCGATGTGGCGGTGGTCAAACCCGCGCCGCTGGGCGGGGTGCGCCGCGTCCTCGACGTGGCACAACACCTGCGCGAACGGCACATGGATATTACGGTGGCCTCGGCGCTGGATACTTCTATTGGCATCAATATGGGCTTGGCGGCAGTGGCGGCGTTGCCGCAAATCTATGACGACGAAGATATCGACGTCACCCCGGCGGCAGCGGGTCTTGCCACGGGCAGCCTCTTCGAAGAAGATGTCACCGCGCCCCGCCAGCTACACGACGGGCACCTGCGCGCCGAGATCCTCGCCCCAGAACCGGACCGTTTGTCCTCCTTGGCCGCCCCGGCCAGCCGCCGTGAGTGGTGGTTCGGGCGCCTCCGGGAATCGTGGCAATTCCTGTAG
- a CDS encoding ABC transporter substrate-binding protein: protein MVHNRKLSRRQILRSAVAMGGVAVGSQVLSACSTPRQEDKPQSGQSGQGEETLTIGFVPIACASPLVAADGLGAFAKQGLNVELRKFAGWADLWTAYATGALDVAHMLSPMPLAIDAGATNASRPTELAFTQNTNGQALTLSTSHLDTVSRPADLEGMVLGIPFEYSVHALLLRDYLVAGGVDPVSDVELRLLRPADMVAQLSVGTIDGFIGPEPFNQRALTTGSGRAFVPTRQMWDNHPCCSVAVAKEVDRDVRDRVVAALHEGAQYVDSPHHVHESASMLAKEKYLNQKEELISRALAGNYTTWDGKDMVDPQMIKFGGRTSATAITWMAAQMARWDLGGKAMPMDDQALLDVTKSVLPREADLTTDPVEINGHTFDPLHPTAGYQR from the coding sequence ATGGTTCACAATCGGAAGCTGTCGCGACGGCAGATACTGCGCAGCGCAGTGGCAATGGGCGGGGTAGCAGTAGGCTCGCAGGTGCTATCCGCATGTTCCACGCCGCGGCAGGAGGACAAGCCCCAGTCTGGACAATCCGGGCAGGGCGAGGAAACCCTCACCATCGGATTCGTACCCATCGCGTGCGCGTCCCCGCTGGTCGCCGCCGACGGCCTGGGCGCCTTCGCAAAGCAGGGCCTCAACGTTGAGCTGCGTAAATTCGCGGGATGGGCAGACCTCTGGACCGCCTATGCCACCGGCGCCTTAGACGTGGCGCACATGCTCTCGCCCATGCCGCTGGCCATCGATGCCGGTGCCACCAATGCCTCCCGGCCTACCGAGTTGGCCTTTACGCAAAACACCAATGGGCAGGCACTGACCTTGTCCACTTCCCACCTGGATACCGTGTCGCGGCCCGCGGACCTCGAGGGCATGGTGCTGGGCATCCCCTTTGAGTATTCGGTGCATGCCCTCTTGTTGCGCGATTACCTCGTGGCCGGCGGGGTCGATCCGGTCTCCGATGTGGAGCTGCGCCTCTTGCGCCCGGCCGATATGGTGGCACAACTTTCGGTAGGTACTATCGACGGCTTCATTGGCCCAGAGCCCTTCAACCAGCGCGCCCTGACTACCGGCTCGGGCCGCGCCTTTGTTCCCACCCGCCAGATGTGGGATAACCACCCGTGCTGCTCGGTGGCCGTGGCAAAGGAAGTGGACCGGGACGTGCGCGACCGCGTGGTCGCGGCGCTGCACGAAGGCGCGCAGTACGTCGATAGCCCGCACCACGTCCATGAATCGGCCTCCATGCTGGCCAAGGAGAAGTACCTGAACCAGAAGGAAGAGCTGATCTCGCGGGCGCTGGCCGGAAACTACACCACCTGGGACGGCAAGGACATGGTGGATCCACAGATGATTAAGTTCGGCGGCCGCACCTCTGCCACCGCAATTACGTGGATGGCCGCCCAAATGGCCCGCTGGGATCTGGGCGGAAAGGCAATGCCGATGGATGACCAAGCGCTGCTAGATGTCACGAAATCCGTTTTGCCGCGCGAGGCCGATCTCACTACGGACCCAGTGGAAATCAACGGCCATACCTTCGATCCCCTGCACCCCACCGCCGGATACCAGCGTTAA